A window of the Flavobacterium sangjuense genome harbors these coding sequences:
- the recN gene encoding DNA repair protein RecN: protein MITSLSIENFALIEKLDIDFSKGFSIITGETGAGKSILLGALGLVLGKRADLTSLKNKDEKCIVEANFSIGKYDLESFFEANDLDYEQETIIRREILPSGKSRAFVNDSPVNLQQLQDLSFYLIDVHSQHQTLELSEEEYQFKIIDAIANNQELLIEFQSDLKKYRSAKSTLESKKNEFSSILKEKDYNEFLFQELESANLKTGELEELEQQYQALNNVEFIKENLDKLLAVANEEEFGILKNLKEFKAALQKNINFSAEYQSLFERTNSILIEFDDIVKELNRESDLLFNDPEKLETINQKLQLIYNLQKKHNVLTVEELIQIQTDLETKVVSVATLEEEITKLENSIKDIELQLDAIASTISQSRREAVPNLSEKLIEILNQLGMPNVRFKIDVIPSASYHNNGKDTLQFLFSANKGTDFGLLKKVASGGEMSRIMLAVKSILSQYSKLPTIIFDEIDTGVSGEIANKMGEIMRDMSKTMQVFAITHLPQIAAKGANHYKVFKTVLGENTVSELKLLNSDERIIEIAEMLSGKDISDSAVNHAKALLN from the coding sequence ATGATTACATCGTTATCCATTGAAAATTTTGCCCTGATAGAAAAATTAGATATCGATTTTTCGAAGGGTTTTTCAATTATAACCGGTGAAACCGGAGCAGGAAAATCAATACTTCTTGGCGCTTTAGGTTTGGTTTTAGGAAAACGTGCCGACTTAACTTCCCTTAAAAATAAAGACGAAAAGTGCATTGTTGAAGCCAATTTTTCAATTGGGAAATACGATTTGGAATCTTTCTTCGAAGCCAATGATTTAGATTATGAACAGGAAACGATTATTCGGAGAGAAATTCTTCCTTCCGGAAAATCAAGAGCGTTTGTAAATGATAGTCCGGTTAATCTTCAACAACTGCAGGATTTAAGTTTTTATCTGATAGATGTGCATTCGCAGCATCAAACTTTAGAGTTGTCAGAAGAAGAATATCAATTCAAAATCATTGATGCTATTGCCAATAATCAGGAGTTGCTTATTGAATTTCAATCCGATTTAAAAAAATACCGTTCCGCAAAATCGACTTTAGAATCTAAAAAAAATGAGTTTTCATCAATCTTAAAAGAGAAAGATTATAACGAATTTTTGTTTCAGGAATTGGAATCAGCCAATTTAAAAACGGGCGAATTGGAAGAATTAGAGCAGCAATATCAGGCATTAAACAATGTTGAATTTATCAAAGAAAATCTGGACAAACTTTTGGCTGTTGCCAATGAAGAAGAATTTGGAATTCTGAAAAACTTAAAAGAATTCAAAGCTGCACTTCAAAAAAACATTAATTTTTCGGCTGAATACCAATCGCTTTTCGAACGAACCAATAGCATCTTAATTGAATTTGATGATATAGTTAAAGAATTAAACAGGGAATCAGATTTGCTTTTTAATGATCCTGAGAAACTGGAAACTATCAATCAAAAACTGCAACTGATTTATAATCTTCAGAAAAAGCATAACGTTTTGACTGTTGAAGAATTAATCCAGATTCAAACGGATTTAGAAACTAAAGTTGTTTCGGTTGCTACTTTAGAAGAAGAAATTACAAAACTAGAAAACAGTATTAAAGATATCGAATTGCAGTTGGATGCAATTGCTTCAACAATAAGCCAAAGTAGGAGAGAAGCGGTGCCAAATTTAAGTGAGAAACTAATTGAAATACTGAATCAATTAGGTATGCCAAATGTCCGGTTTAAAATTGATGTAATTCCTTCAGCAAGTTATCACAATAACGGAAAAGACACGCTTCAGTTTTTATTTTCCGCCAACAAAGGAACCGATTTTGGTTTGCTAAAAAAAGTAGCTTCAGGTGGTGAAATGTCCCGAATTATGCTTGCAGTGAAATCAATTTTATCTCAATATTCCAAACTCCCAACAATCATTTTTGACGAAATTGACACTGGTGTTTCGGGTGAAATCGCTAACAAAATGGGTGAAATTATGAGAGATATGAGCAAAACGATGCAGGTTTTTGCCATAACACATCTTCCTCAAATTGCGGCGAAAGGAGCAAATCATTATAAAGTTTTCAAAACTGTATTGGGAGAAAATACCGTTTCGGAATTGAAATTATTAAACAGCGATGAAAGAATAATCGAAATTGCTGAGATGCTTTCGGGTAAAGATATTTCAGATTCAGCCGTTAATCATGCCAAAGCGTTGTTGAATTGA